In the Salvia miltiorrhiza cultivar Shanhuang (shh) chromosome 8, IMPLAD_Smil_shh, whole genome shotgun sequence genome, ttaaatttgagcttCTTTGATGATTGGGCCTTATTATTTATACAATCTCTTTATATTGAACTTTATTATGTTATGTACTTTTGTTGGGCTAGGAACTGAAGAAGCCCATAACGTTTATTTTTACTGGGCATTAATTTTTCGGATTTTAGCAAGATAGCAATAACGTGTTATCCTTCCAgccaaaatttcattttttttgcaatttttactTTAGCTTGTGGAGAACTACTCTTAAATTCATTCTATTTAAATTTTACTTTCGATTCCACCGCCTCATTTTAGCTTATTAACTCGTTTCACTCCTGAAAACAAATTGAAACCCTAGCTACCGACTTCTCATCTGTTCATTTCGCTCAAGtggtaattttgatttttgttttgtgcagaaattatgaaattttatttcagCATCTCAATTGCTTCTTTTTCTGCTCAAAACCGAGATTTCCAAATCCAAACATGCATATGCATCAATAAAACTATTATCTGCAACTCATAAGAAATAAAAGTAGAATACATATTTACTGCTTTCACAGAAAGAACTAAGAAATTTAGATTGATAAAGGGAGTTTAGATTAATTAAAGTGAGGAGTTGTCGCCGGAGCCACGGCCGCTGCTGCATGTGAGAGGCGGCGGCGAAGATaagtggaggcggcggcgcggtAGTCTTGACCGCTGCTGGGCTGTTCCGGTTGGGGAGACGGAGGAGAAGACTAGGCTGCTGCTACTGCCGTCTGTCGCGGGGCGGCAAGGACTGCTGCTGTCGACCAAACGAGGGAGAGAAGGGGGTGAAGGTGACGCCGGGCAGGAGGGAGTGGTGGCTGGCGACGATTGTCGCCGGAAAAGGGAGGACGCCGCTGTTGGGCACAATGAGTAGAATGGAGAGAGAGATAAGAGGTGAGTAGAGAGAGGAGAAAGGGGGGGAGAAGGAGGACGGCGAGCCGCTGGCCTCCGGCAACGGCGCTGCCGTCTGGTGGCTGCGGCAGAACGGGAAAGGAAGAAAGGGGGGTTGGGGTAGGGCTGGCAAATCGTGCGTGTCGGAtcgttatcgggtcgacctgatatcgACCCGACCTGTTAAGGCCAAACCTGAACACGACCTGTTAAGGAATTGCTCGACacgaacccgaacccgacacgaTTTACTCAAACCCGAACACGACacgaacccgacacgaacccGATAGCAACACGATTTAAATCGGGTTGACACGATACGATAACGACACGATATGCTTATAACCTGAATTTGACCTGATTAAACACGAACACAATAATAACACAAATTTGACCtgattaaaacaacacaataataatacaataataTGCGaattacatatcaaattaacCACTGAACAGATTCATGGTTTGAAAAAACAATGAAATTTAAAAGCTCACATAATAAGTCCCATTCATCAACATAAATCATAGGTTCAgtccaacaaaataaaagtcTAGCAACATAAAAATATCGCCATCTAGTGAAGTGTTTCaagttcaacaaaataaaagtcTAACAACATAAAAATATCGCCATCTAGTGCCCGTTCTTGGAGTCCAATCCACAAATAGTTCTTCATATCAGGACATACTCATCCTGGAAATTTCAAGATGAAAATATAAGAACATATCAGGCTGAAATCAAGTGAATCCAATTAGGAAAAGGCCTAAGTTTTATGTCtacaatttatttccattaacaGTTTAACACCATCTTTTTGAGATTATCTAAGGATTGAAAGATCGAATGAATAATTTAGTATAATACTCAAACAAAAAGAATTAGTAATAGTATTATTGAATTTGAATGAATCATCACCAGGTGGTCTCTACCAAACAAAACAATAGGAAATAATCTAAATTACTCTTTTCTTGGAGTCCAATCCACAAATAGTTCTTGTCACTTTGTCTGAACAAAATGCAAAATCAAAGGCTGTTTTCAATTTTCGCTCAGGAAAATATCGCCATCGGCTGTTTTCAATTTTCGCTCAGGAAACCAAAGGCAGCCGAAGAGGCGAAGACCGTGGAGTGATACTACTCTTTCACTTGTCTGAACAAAATGCAAAATCACAAACTCAAAGGCCCATACTAACCACAATCTATGATTCATGAACAAGCACTCATTTCATAATTGATTTCATAACTGAAATGGTCACAAATGAAGACAAAAATTTATCACCTAAATCAGGAGCAAACacccaaaaaaaattgacagCAGGTGACCAACGAGATGCTAAAGATGAAAAAAAGCTCTCATCCAAACACCAAACTTACATCGGAACTAATTTAGTCAACAACTGCTATAGGTAATTAAATAATGGCAGATCCCATTCTACCTACCTAAGTCCGAGAATCCACTGCGTCTGAGAGTGAGGGCGGGGTGACTATTGAAGGAATCACCGGCGTTGGCGAAGAGGGAGCGACTGTGAGGCTGGGCAGTGCGGGCGGCTGGAGGCGCCGCGGCGGGGCGGGGCAGTGAGAGTCGACGTCGAGTGCGGGCGGCGCCGCGGCGGGGCGGGGCAGTGCGGCGGCTGGAGGCTGGGACTGGGAGTTGGAAGAATGGAAATTGGAATTTGGAAGGGACGAAAGGGTGTGTGCGGCGGGAATGAAAGTATGAAACCAAAAACCCTACTAAGAAATCAaaagtttaaaaattaaaataaatgtttaataaaaataataatattattatcggGTTACCTGAACCGAACCCgacccaacccgaacccgacctgaaattatcaggtccttatcaggtcgacctgataaggaccCGAACCTTATCGTGCGTGTTACTAACCCATTAATTCCGTGCGGTTTCGTGTCGGGTTTTCGTGTCGTGTCGAAAATTGCCAGCCCTAGGTTGGGGGCTTGTGTGCGTGAGTTGTATGTTTGTGTTGCGTGTGAATTTAGGTTTAAATTGGTAGAAATGGGAAGAGTGGGCTTGGGCCTATGGTGGGTTATACTAAGTGGGCTCACATTTATTAAGAATGTTTGGGCTCAACTTTTAGATTCTATTTATGGGCTGCAGATTTTAGTTTAAATTGGTTGCACTTGatttttaaaacaaatattcactcatattttatatgaaaatatattttattatttaaattattagaCCAATGGTTTTAATGGTCTTACATAATACATTTCTAAAgtttagattatttttaaatttcaattaggCTCTTATATTGGTTATTTGAATTTCTtttgactaggtgcggcgcgactaggacttGGACTGTGATTTTGAATTATCGAAGTTAATTTTCAAGTCAAGCTAAGGTGTGGGATTATTTAAATGCATGCTGTGGTGattcttgtccattttaatattatgtgtttaccatatgtgagttaaatatatatcgctaggggcccgttgaatgggtccaggatggaaagatccttggtatgccacaatgcgatataAATGTAAAAGTTAAGGTTGCAACCATTTAATTATCGCCAGGGGCCCgttgaatgggtccaggacggaaaggtccttggtatgccaccgttcGAGCAAATGTTATGAAATGTTAAGAtcatatgtgttaccattttattaacatggacaattattgcatgttcccacactaagTATACTTTGTATGCTTATCccttatttaacattttcaggtaacTGATGTTGGAGACGCGTGGAGggtcgaatgggcgcgtcgaatCTTTTTGAGTTCAAAAGAAATTATCTTCTTTTGAACTTTGTACAGTATCAGATACTTTTGTTTTAGCAATAGCTTTGGATTTTCAAACTGTTTTCCAGGTCATGTTTGACTTAGTACGCTATAATGTTGTTATGTTATGTATATATCAGGGTTTGATACTTTTAAACTCAAATATTATTTGAGTAATATATATAATGGTTATCTATTTTTGAACgtgatttatttttgaaatttatcaaaaattatttattatatggtGTTATGCGTTAAATagtttctttaatttatattttattctttagttagattagggtgttacatcagagtaccttcctgaactccgaatcactcaaacactcttatgggggagaggtttaaacgagtgccaactatacttacaaagaacaacttctttgaagcaagtttgacctttggcttcttggtaaacagatatatgcctagggtctaagagaatgtatgtaatcaacagtgactgattttggctttggaattctcttcttcgattcaagctttgggcggttaagctttaggctgagtagctatttcggcagagcttcagcttatgttgttgaatcggtgaagattgaagtgatcctcgagcgctatttgtaggagaactcttgaatagatccgttggcgtaaatcgtcttcaagatttcatccgttggagagcaattcgaatttgggctgaagcttcaatcttcgaggttccttgtctgtgtggaaacgactctctttgatggacaggagatgtgacatctctgaaaagtaaccaccagataggaatgacctctgcagagataagatattgagatctctgcatttaatgcggctgtacttgtgcgtacgtgaattcctctgaacgttggaagatcagtcctaggaggaatgttcaactgatacttgactttagtatcagtcctttgctcgcattaaataatcagtcttcaactgatacttcagttggtatctgcagtcttcagtcttcgttcttcagtcttcagtcttcagtcttcgataccgcaactaaactagaaacgaactctaacacttgagttcaaaacgattctagtctattacatataagtcctatgaattttggtatcatcaaaacaagggttaggatattccacaaggttcccaacaatttccccctttttgatgatgccaaaaccacacagcagttctagacagcaaaaagactgaactcacagtacaagttctaaacaaggggtgaaagcagttcccccttaacaatagatcctaacaacttgtacttagagcaagaacgaaaataGTTCTAAAAACATAACtaaaaagaagacagaaaaaccataatcagagtctggacaaagagtcattgtcttcaggttgagatcaataagaagttcatttcattaataagaactgataagccatcagtcgaggtacagagcaagacttacattggagtaaaaagaaaaacaaaaacatcatgggaaaccatggactccagcagtctgcttggctgcaccttgaacttcttgatcttcatcttctgtcttcgtgtcttcatgttcctaagcttgttccactctcacttgtgttccgttgaattgaggtctcatcctgaaacgtcatccttctaacttctggtgatcctttgttgttccatcatcagtcaagagttagaggacaggagcaacctcaagaaaaggtttctctctgacttctgacttttccaactttccccctttttggcaacatcaaaaagagagatgacgatggaggctatgatcagacggtacccaactcttAGTCTCAGAAGTTTgtgagaagatttgagaacaGAGTGAGTCCGGATAAACAGAAGAGGAGGACGTCAGTTGTGGGGTGAGGAGaggagggagacggagaagtggaagaggacaagaaaacgtagaaggcGGAAGATAGAATAAGGTtgccttggaagaaggagagggctgccttatgaggagaagaatcaggttggtgaattggaaagaaagagagaagagggaagggtgtgagaaggaagaatcaaagcggtggcagctgagaagactaacaccgtcgattcACCGACCCAGGGTCTGTGAAGAATAGAcccggtgcggctgaagatgccggccaacaacaagagaggtctcgttgtttgttgcaagccagggaggagtaCGATATCTGCAATAAGAaatatctcctccagaagcggtaaagcttcttggcgccaggcatgagaatggaagacgctcgcttcgctggatacaagtgagggtagagcaaactttgacgccggagagacgttgagatccagtggaagggtccggtgaagaccaagaatg is a window encoding:
- the LOC130997818 gene encoding uncharacterized protein LOC130997818, which gives rise to MVGFLVSYFHSRRTHPFVPSKFQFPFFQLPVPASSRRTAPPRRGAARTRRRLSLPRPAAAPPAARTAQPHSRSLFANAGDSFNSHPALTLRRSGFSDLDK